One Burkholderia pyrrocinia DNA segment encodes these proteins:
- a CDS encoding MFS transporter produces the protein MADTLSIDVSKWIDRHRVAPFQAAIVVLCFLIVAIDGFDTASIGFIAPVIRAEWSLSPAQLAPVFGAGLAGLMVGALVFGPFGDRFGRKRLLLACVACFGIASAASASAGGLTELIAWRFVTGLGLGGAMPNAITLTSEYCPARRRSLLVTTMFCGFTIGSALGGLAAASLIEHHGWRAVLVVGGAAPLLLLPVLAWRLPESVRYLVTTGAAPERIAAMLGRIAPDPHLANASFIAPAGKPAGSPLGRLFGADLLRGTLLLWLTFFMSLLVIYLLSSWLPTLLRTTGATLQTAARVTAMFQVGGTLGAIVLGWLMDRFDPHRVLACSYATAGVFVAAIGVCAATSWGAALAVFAAGFCVSGSQVGANALSAAFYPTECRTTGVSWANGIGRGGSVVGSMAGGAMLAMGVPLSTAFAVVAAPCVIAAIAVLALGVVRADAARASSADGIAGEQA, from the coding sequence ATGGCCGATACGCTGTCCATCGACGTCAGCAAATGGATCGACCGGCATCGCGTTGCGCCGTTCCAGGCCGCGATCGTCGTACTGTGCTTTCTGATCGTCGCGATCGACGGGTTCGACACCGCGTCGATCGGTTTCATCGCGCCCGTCATCCGCGCGGAATGGAGCTTGTCGCCCGCGCAGCTCGCGCCCGTGTTCGGTGCGGGGCTGGCCGGGCTGATGGTCGGCGCGCTCGTGTTCGGGCCGTTCGGCGACCGGTTCGGCCGCAAGCGTCTGCTGCTCGCGTGCGTGGCGTGCTTCGGCATTGCGAGCGCGGCGTCGGCGAGTGCGGGCGGTTTGACCGAGCTGATCGCGTGGCGCTTCGTGACCGGGCTCGGGCTCGGCGGCGCGATGCCGAATGCGATCACGCTGACGTCCGAGTACTGTCCGGCGCGGCGCCGCTCGCTGCTCGTGACGACGATGTTCTGCGGCTTCACGATCGGTTCCGCGCTCGGCGGGCTCGCGGCTGCGTCGCTGATCGAGCATCACGGCTGGCGCGCGGTGCTCGTCGTCGGCGGCGCCGCGCCGCTGCTGCTCCTGCCGGTGCTCGCGTGGCGGCTGCCGGAATCGGTGCGCTATCTCGTCACCACCGGGGCGGCACCCGAGCGGATCGCGGCGATGCTCGGCCGGATCGCGCCGGATCCGCATCTCGCGAACGCATCGTTCATCGCGCCCGCCGGCAAGCCGGCCGGGTCGCCGCTCGGCCGCCTGTTCGGCGCCGACCTGCTGCGCGGCACGCTGCTGCTGTGGCTCACGTTCTTCATGAGCCTGCTCGTGATCTACCTGCTGTCGAGCTGGCTGCCGACGCTGCTGCGCACGACCGGCGCGACGCTGCAGACGGCCGCGCGCGTGACCGCGATGTTCCAGGTCGGCGGCACGCTCGGCGCGATCGTGCTCGGCTGGCTGATGGACCGCTTCGACCCGCACCGCGTGCTGGCCTGCAGCTATGCGACGGCCGGCGTATTCGTCGCGGCGATCGGCGTGTGTGCCGCGACGTCGTGGGGCGCCGCGCTCGCCGTGTTCGCGGCCGGTTTCTGCGTGTCGGGCTCGCAGGTGGGTGCGAACGCGCTGTCGGCCGCGTTCTATCCGACCGAGTGCCGGACCACGGGCGTGAGCTGGGCGAACGGGATCGGCCGCGGCGGGTCGGTGGTCGGCTCGATGGCGGGTGGCGCGATGCTGGCGATGGGCGTGCCGCTGTCGACCGCGTTTGCCGTCGTCGCGGCGCCGTGCGTGATCGCGGCGATTGCCGTGCTGGCGCTCGGCGTGGTTCGCGCCGATGCGGCGCGTGCGTCGAGTGCCGACGGGATCGCGGGCGAGCAAGCCTGA
- the maiA gene encoding maleylacetoacetate isomerase, translating into MQLHSFFNSSTSYRVRIALALKGLPYDTLPVNIRTGEHRDAGYVAQVNPSASVPALVDGDFRLGQSLAILDYLDQIHPEPRLIPLEPRRRARVLELAALIACDIHPVNNLRVLRYLDSELKVAPQQKTAWYRHWVAEGMAGVERLLARADEGPWCFGDAPTLADVCLVPQVANALRMDCDLSAYPRCLAVHEHARREPAFEAAQPQRQPDYVA; encoded by the coding sequence GTGCAACTGCATAGCTTCTTCAACAGTTCGACGTCCTATCGGGTGCGCATCGCGCTCGCGCTGAAAGGGCTGCCGTACGACACGCTGCCCGTGAACATCCGCACCGGCGAGCATCGCGATGCCGGTTACGTCGCGCAGGTGAACCCGTCGGCGTCGGTGCCGGCGCTGGTCGACGGCGATTTCCGTCTCGGCCAGTCGCTCGCGATTCTCGATTACCTCGACCAGATCCATCCGGAACCGCGGCTGATTCCGCTCGAGCCGCGCCGTCGTGCGCGCGTGCTGGAACTGGCGGCGCTGATCGCATGCGACATCCATCCCGTCAACAACCTGCGCGTGCTGCGCTATCTCGACAGCGAGCTGAAGGTCGCGCCGCAGCAGAAGACCGCGTGGTACCGGCACTGGGTCGCGGAAGGGATGGCAGGCGTCGAGCGGCTGCTGGCCCGCGCGGACGAGGGCCCGTGGTGCTTCGGCGACGCGCCGACGCTGGCCGACGTGTGCCTCGTGCCGCAGGTCGCGAACGCGTTGCGGATGGATTGCGACCTGAGCGCGTATCCGCGTTGCCTCGCGGTTCATGAACACGCACGGCGCGAGCCGGCTTTCGAGGCTGCGCAGCCGCAGCGCCAACCGGATTACGTCGCGTAA
- the gtdA gene encoding gentisate 1,2-dioxygenase codes for MTTRHPDVPRAAYYARIAEQRLAPLWESLHNLVPKSPQPAAQAAIWKYAQVRDLVMQAGSVISAEEAVRRVLVLENPGLPGKSSMTPSLYAGLQLILPGEIAPSHRHTQSALRFIVEGRGAWTAVNGERTTMHPGDFIITPSWAWHDHGNPSEEEGGEPVVWLDGLDIPLVASLDAGFAENYPEAVQPVSRPEGDSFARFGHNMVPVRHRASDPTSPVFSYPYARTREALDTLYRSGELDAWDGVKLRYVNPATGGWPMPTIATFMQFLPAGFDGRTYRSTDATIYCVVEGSGTAHIGGDAFAFEPHDIFVAPSWAPVRLSAASDSVLFSYSDRPVLSALNLLREARD; via the coding sequence ATGACGACCCGCCATCCGGACGTGCCGCGCGCCGCCTACTACGCAAGGATCGCCGAGCAGCGCCTGGCGCCGTTGTGGGAATCGCTGCACAACCTCGTGCCGAAATCCCCGCAGCCGGCCGCGCAGGCCGCGATCTGGAAGTACGCGCAGGTGCGCGATCTCGTGATGCAGGCCGGCAGCGTGATCAGCGCGGAAGAGGCCGTGCGCCGCGTGCTGGTGCTGGAGAACCCGGGGCTGCCCGGCAAGTCGAGCATGACGCCGAGCCTGTACGCGGGCCTGCAGTTGATCCTGCCGGGCGAGATCGCGCCGAGCCATCGGCATACGCAGTCGGCGCTGCGCTTCATCGTCGAAGGGCGCGGCGCGTGGACGGCGGTGAACGGCGAGCGCACGACGATGCATCCGGGCGACTTCATCATCACGCCGTCGTGGGCGTGGCACGACCACGGCAACCCGTCGGAGGAAGAGGGCGGCGAGCCGGTCGTGTGGCTCGACGGGCTCGACATTCCGCTCGTCGCGAGCCTCGACGCGGGCTTCGCGGAGAACTACCCGGAAGCCGTGCAACCCGTGAGCCGCCCGGAAGGCGACAGCTTCGCGCGCTTCGGTCACAACATGGTGCCGGTGCGGCATCGCGCCAGCGATCCGACGTCGCCGGTGTTCAGCTATCCGTATGCGCGCACCCGCGAAGCGCTCGACACGCTGTACCGGAGCGGCGAGCTCGATGCGTGGGACGGCGTGAAGCTGCGCTACGTGAACCCCGCGACGGGCGGCTGGCCGATGCCGACGATCGCGACCTTCATGCAATTCCTGCCCGCCGGGTTCGACGGCCGCACGTACCGCAGCACCGACGCGACGATCTACTGCGTCGTCGAAGGCAGCGGCACCGCACATATCGGCGGCGACGCCTTCGCGTTCGAGCCGCACGACATCTTCGTCGCGCCGTCATGGGCGCCCGTGCGGCTGTCGGCGGCGTCCGACAGCGTGCTGTTCAGCTATTCCGACCGGCCCGTGCTGTCCGCGCTGAACCTGTTGCGCGAAGCGCGCGACTGA
- a CDS encoding class I SAM-dependent methyltransferase gives METNRPNDEQSALWNGPSGRAWVDAQALIDRMFEPFETLLADAAAASSARSVLDVGCGTGAVTLAIARRLGANAQCTGIDISARMIDAAQARAERSGVHARFVRADVQTHAFEPASVDLIVSRMGVMFFDDPVRAFANLRHAARPDARMRFVAWRSAADNPFMTTAERAAAPVLPNLPARRPGAPGQFAFGDRQRIASVLSDSGWADIAIEPVEMACALPEPALNDYIARLGPVGLALLETDDATRRRVVDTVRAAFERYVHGAEVRFDAACWLVTARAPSA, from the coding sequence ATGGAAACCAACCGGCCCAACGACGAACAATCCGCGCTGTGGAACGGCCCGTCGGGGCGTGCATGGGTCGATGCGCAAGCGCTGATCGACCGGATGTTCGAGCCGTTCGAGACGCTGCTCGCCGATGCGGCGGCCGCGTCGTCCGCGCGCAGCGTGCTCGACGTCGGCTGCGGCACGGGCGCGGTCACGCTCGCGATCGCACGGCGGCTCGGCGCGAATGCGCAATGCACGGGCATCGATATTTCGGCCAGGATGATCGATGCCGCGCAGGCGCGCGCCGAACGCAGCGGTGTTCATGCCCGCTTCGTGCGAGCGGATGTGCAGACGCATGCATTCGAGCCCGCGAGCGTCGACCTGATCGTGTCGCGCATGGGCGTGATGTTCTTCGACGATCCGGTCCGGGCCTTCGCGAATCTGCGGCACGCGGCGCGGCCGGACGCGCGGATGCGGTTCGTCGCGTGGCGCAGTGCGGCCGACAACCCGTTCATGACGACGGCCGAGCGGGCTGCCGCGCCGGTGCTGCCGAACCTGCCCGCGCGGCGTCCCGGCGCGCCGGGGCAGTTCGCGTTCGGCGACCGGCAGCGGATTGCGTCGGTGCTGTCGGACAGCGGCTGGGCCGACATTGCGATCGAGCCGGTCGAGATGGCGTGCGCGTTGCCCGAGCCCGCGCTGAACGACTACATCGCGCGGCTGGGCCCGGTCGGGCTCGCGTTGCTGGAGACGGACGACGCGACGCGACGGCGCGTGGTCGATACGGTGCGCGCCGCGTTCGAGCGTTACGTGCACGGCGCGGAGGTGCGCTTCGACGCGGCATGCTGGCTCGTGACGGCGCGCGCGCCTTCCGCGTAA
- a CDS encoding cytochrome-c peroxidase, producing the protein MSEEVRCDGRVARGRQTRHTLAAAVLAGLALVVHAAHAAPSETVLLPGAPPSRVVDTIGNGTPQVAGKIDAATARFAPDPTLVALGRRIFFDPRLSEPRGMSCAGCHDPGRAFAPTLSAASLAGPGVPEGSRPGRFSRRNAPSLLYVRYVPRRHFYQDDDAPAPSPFGGLFSDGRADTLAEQIRGPLFDPNEMNNRSPAALLRKVDATELAPDLAARFGAPVRRDPEQLVRALGSAVEAYLQSDEMAPFTSRFDAFLRTRQPLAPAEMRGLALFRNPDKGNCMTCHTLSDTSSRPERSLFTDFGYDAIAVPRNRALPANRDPRHFDNGLCDTARRLRWPEPTQWCGYLRTPGLRNVAVKQTFMHNGVFTTLRDAVAFYNTRSTDPRFWYHGARTFDDVPAAYRGNINVNSTPMNRRPGTPPALTDAEIDDIVAFLGTLTDARHTGIATPAAAAPAARVTGLSDRRTAAPAR; encoded by the coding sequence GTGAGCGAAGAGGTTCGATGTGACGGCCGCGTTGCGCGCGGCCGGCAAACGCGGCACACGCTTGCCGCGGCCGTGCTCGCCGGCCTGGCGCTGGTGGTGCACGCTGCGCACGCCGCGCCGTCCGAAACGGTCCTGCTCCCCGGCGCGCCGCCGTCTCGCGTCGTCGACACGATCGGCAACGGCACGCCGCAGGTGGCGGGCAAGATCGACGCGGCCACTGCGCGCTTCGCGCCCGACCCGACGCTCGTCGCCCTCGGCCGCCGGATCTTCTTCGACCCGCGGCTGTCCGAGCCGCGCGGCATGTCGTGCGCGGGCTGCCACGATCCGGGCCGTGCGTTCGCGCCGACGCTGTCGGCGGCTTCGCTCGCTGGGCCCGGCGTGCCGGAAGGCAGCCGGCCCGGGCGCTTCAGCCGGCGCAATGCGCCGTCGCTGCTCTATGTGCGCTATGTGCCGCGCCGCCACTTCTACCAGGACGACGATGCGCCCGCGCCGTCGCCGTTCGGCGGCCTGTTCAGCGATGGCCGAGCGGATACGCTCGCCGAGCAGATCCGCGGGCCGCTGTTCGATCCGAACGAGATGAACAACCGGTCGCCGGCCGCGCTGCTGCGCAAGGTCGATGCGACCGAACTCGCGCCGGATCTCGCCGCGCGTTTCGGTGCGCCGGTGCGACGCGATCCCGAACAACTCGTGCGCGCGCTGGGTTCGGCCGTCGAGGCCTATCTGCAGAGCGACGAGATGGCGCCGTTCACGTCGCGCTTCGACGCATTCCTGCGCACCCGCCAGCCGCTCGCGCCGGCCGAGATGCGCGGCCTCGCGCTGTTCCGGAATCCGGACAAGGGCAACTGCATGACGTGCCATACGCTGTCGGACACGTCGAGCCGCCCGGAGCGCTCGCTCTTCACCGATTTCGGCTATGACGCGATCGCCGTGCCGCGCAACCGCGCGCTGCCGGCGAACCGCGATCCGCGCCATTTCGACAACGGGCTGTGCGATACCGCGCGGCGGCTGCGCTGGCCCGAGCCGACGCAATGGTGCGGCTACCTGCGTACGCCGGGGCTGCGCAACGTCGCGGTCAAGCAGACGTTCATGCACAACGGCGTGTTCACGACGCTGCGCGACGCGGTCGCGTTCTACAACACGCGCTCGACCGACCCCCGCTTCTGGTATCACGGCGCCAGGACCTTCGACGACGTGCCGGCCGCCTACCGCGGCAACATCAACGTCAACTCGACGCCGATGAACCGCCGGCCCGGCACGCCGCCCGCGCTGACCGACGCGGAAATCGACGACATCGTCGCGTTCCTCGGCACGCTGACCGACGCGCGCCATACGGGCATCGCCACTCCCGCCGCCGCTGCCCCCGCCGCCCGGGTCACCGGATTGTCGGACCGCCGAACCGCCGCGCCGGCGCGCTGA
- a CDS encoding 3-hydroxybenzoate 6-monooxygenase: MRETNNNGRRVLVIGGGIGGLAVALALARQGIRVKLLEQAGQIGEIGAGIQLAANAFNALDALGVGEAARGRAVFTDWLQLMDAVDAREVVRIDTGAAYRERFGNPYAVIHRADIHLSIYEAVKDHPLIEFRTSTQVCGFEQDGNGVTVTDQHGERHRADAVIGCDGVKSVIRQALVGDVHRVTGHVVYRAVVDADNMPEDLRINAPVVWAGPHCHLVHYPLRGGRQYNLVVTFHSREQETWGVREGSKEEVLSYFDGVHPLPKQMLDRPTSWKRWATADRDPVERWSAGRATVLGDAAHPMTQYLAQGACQALEDAVTLGAAVAQADGDFEAAFALYERVRIPRTARVLYSAREMGRIYHAKGVERQVRNGLWAGRSQAQFYDALDWLHGWRAEDCLKPVA; the protein is encoded by the coding sequence ATGAGAGAGACAAACAACAATGGCCGGCGCGTACTCGTGATCGGCGGCGGTATCGGCGGGCTCGCGGTGGCACTTGCGCTCGCGCGCCAGGGCATCCGCGTGAAGCTGCTCGAACAGGCCGGGCAGATCGGCGAGATCGGTGCAGGGATCCAGCTGGCCGCGAACGCGTTCAACGCACTCGATGCGTTGGGCGTCGGCGAGGCCGCACGCGGCCGCGCGGTGTTCACCGACTGGTTGCAACTGATGGACGCGGTCGATGCGCGCGAGGTCGTGCGCATCGATACGGGCGCCGCGTACCGCGAGCGTTTCGGCAATCCGTATGCGGTGATCCATCGCGCGGACATTCACCTGTCGATCTACGAGGCGGTCAAGGATCACCCGCTGATCGAATTCCGGACGAGCACGCAGGTGTGCGGGTTCGAGCAGGACGGTAACGGCGTGACCGTGACCGACCAGCACGGCGAACGCCATCGCGCCGATGCGGTGATCGGCTGCGACGGCGTGAAGTCCGTGATCCGTCAGGCGCTGGTCGGCGACGTGCATCGCGTGACAGGGCACGTCGTATATCGCGCGGTGGTCGACGCCGACAACATGCCGGAGGACCTGCGGATCAACGCGCCGGTCGTGTGGGCCGGCCCGCATTGTCATCTCGTCCACTATCCGCTGCGCGGCGGGCGGCAATACAACCTCGTCGTCACGTTCCACAGCCGCGAGCAGGAGACCTGGGGCGTGCGCGAGGGCAGCAAGGAGGAAGTGCTGTCGTACTTCGACGGCGTCCATCCGTTGCCGAAGCAGATGCTCGACCGGCCGACGTCGTGGAAGCGCTGGGCGACCGCCGACCGCGATCCGGTCGAACGCTGGAGCGCAGGCCGCGCGACGGTGCTCGGCGACGCCGCGCATCCAATGACGCAATACCTCGCGCAGGGCGCGTGCCAGGCGCTCGAAGATGCGGTGACGCTCGGTGCGGCAGTCGCGCAGGCAGACGGCGATTTCGAGGCCGCGTTCGCGCTGTACGAACGCGTGCGGATTCCGCGCACCGCGCGCGTGCTGTATTCGGCACGAGAGATGGGGCGGATCTATCACGCGAAGGGTGTCGAGCGGCAGGTACGCAACGGGCTCTGGGCCGGGCGCTCGCAGGCGCAGTTCTACGACGCGCTCGACTGGCTGCACGGCTGGCGCGCGGAGGATTGCCTGAAGCCCGTCGCGTAA
- a CDS encoding ArsR/SmtB family transcription factor encodes MNDDLPAGLPEPDQMRAAAESACVLLKVLSNPDRLLLLCELSQGERCVSDLETRLDIRQPTLSQQLGVLRDNALVRTRREGKNIHYSLDSPAVIAVMGVLYEQFCGPAAQGTRDAA; translated from the coding sequence ATGAACGACGATCTTCCCGCCGGGCTGCCCGAGCCCGACCAGATGCGCGCAGCCGCCGAATCGGCCTGCGTGCTTCTCAAGGTGTTGTCGAATCCCGACCGGCTGCTGCTGCTCTGCGAACTGTCGCAGGGCGAGCGCTGCGTGAGCGATCTCGAGACGAGGCTGGACATCCGCCAGCCGACGCTGTCGCAGCAGCTCGGCGTGTTGCGGGACAACGCGCTGGTCCGCACGCGCCGCGAAGGCAAGAACATCCACTATTCGCTCGACAGCCCGGCCGTGATCGCGGTGATGGGCGTGCTGTACGAACAGTTCTGCGGCCCGGCCGCGCAGGGGACGCGCGATGCAGCTTGA
- a CDS encoding metallophosphoesterase has protein sequence MRRLLPRALLARCAPLVALAALSACSNHIDTPADPASAAINVQSAWVEIGDANQAIARVITNYTPASASDPLCPQLTVDGKLSRMTLRAGAATLAQRPTASDPADSKPSSFPVSVCETTLPADAQAASVAGRTLPLPKAQPQRIAIIADTGCRMKKADNAWQACNDATVWPFDTIAASVAKLSPDLVMHVGDYHYRENACPPDIAGCKDSPWGYGWDTWQADLFRPAAPLLAKAPWVVVRGNHEECARGGQGWFRFLDPRPYSAARSCDDPANDNNANYSEPYAVSLGGGSQVIVFDTAKVGRTPLKTTDAQFGIYQKQFQTVAVLASKAGMTTTIFTNHHPILAFAPIAGSTPAPGNLALQSVMSSLNAQAYYPPGVHVALHGHVHDFQAINFSSGHPATIVSGNGGDNLDVALPDPFPAGLTPAPGAVIERLSHNNSFGFLIMERRAAPATGWVFHAYSAAGKLLASCNQSGTTLACDKTGFIAP, from the coding sequence ATGCGACGACTCCTCCCGCGCGCACTGCTCGCGCGCTGCGCTCCCCTTGTTGCCCTCGCCGCACTGTCCGCGTGCTCGAATCACATCGATACGCCGGCCGATCCGGCCAGTGCGGCGATCAACGTGCAGTCCGCGTGGGTCGAGATCGGCGACGCGAACCAGGCAATCGCGCGCGTCATCACAAACTACACCCCAGCGTCGGCCAGCGATCCGCTGTGCCCGCAACTGACCGTCGACGGCAAGCTGTCGCGCATGACGCTGCGCGCCGGCGCCGCGACCCTGGCCCAGCGGCCGACCGCCAGCGATCCGGCCGATTCCAAGCCGTCGAGCTTCCCGGTCTCCGTCTGCGAAACGACGTTGCCGGCCGACGCACAGGCGGCGAGCGTCGCGGGCCGCACGCTGCCGCTGCCGAAAGCGCAGCCGCAGCGCATTGCGATCATCGCCGACACCGGCTGCCGGATGAAGAAGGCCGACAACGCATGGCAGGCGTGCAACGACGCGACGGTCTGGCCGTTCGACACGATCGCGGCCAGCGTCGCGAAGCTGTCGCCGGACCTGGTCATGCATGTGGGCGACTACCACTATCGCGAGAACGCCTGCCCGCCGGACATCGCCGGCTGCAAGGACAGCCCGTGGGGCTATGGCTGGGATACGTGGCAGGCCGACCTGTTCCGCCCCGCCGCGCCGTTGCTCGCGAAGGCGCCGTGGGTCGTCGTGCGCGGCAACCACGAGGAATGCGCGCGCGGGGGCCAGGGCTGGTTCCGCTTCCTCGATCCGCGCCCGTATTCGGCCGCGCGTTCGTGCGACGATCCGGCCAACGACAACAACGCGAACTATTCGGAACCCTATGCGGTGTCGCTCGGCGGCGGCTCGCAGGTGATCGTGTTCGACACCGCGAAGGTCGGCCGCACGCCGCTCAAGACGACCGACGCGCAATTCGGCATCTACCAGAAGCAGTTCCAGACGGTGGCCGTGCTCGCGTCGAAGGCCGGCATGACGACGACGATCTTCACGAACCATCATCCGATCCTCGCGTTCGCGCCGATCGCCGGCAGCACGCCCGCGCCGGGCAACCTCGCGCTGCAGTCAGTGATGTCGAGCCTCAACGCGCAGGCGTACTACCCGCCGGGCGTGCACGTCGCGCTGCACGGTCACGTGCACGATTTCCAGGCGATCAACTTCTCATCCGGGCACCCGGCGACGATCGTGTCGGGCAACGGCGGCGACAACCTCGACGTCGCACTGCCCGACCCATTCCCGGCCGGCCTGACGCCCGCACCGGGCGCCGTGATCGAGCGGCTGTCGCACAACAACAGCTTCGGCTTCCTGATCATGGAACGCCGCGCGGCGCCGGCGACGGGCTGGGTGTTCCATGCATATTCGGCGGCAGGCAAGCTGCTCGCGTCGTGCAACCAGTCGGGCACGACGCTCGCCTGCGACAAGACGGGGTTCATTGCGCCGTGA
- a CDS encoding YeeE/YedE family protein: MQLDALHFTPWLSLAGGVLIGLAAAWLVAFNGRIAGISGIVGGLFTAGAGERDWRVAFVAGMIAAPIAMRVAGAGLTPQVDASWQELLAAGLLVGIGTRYAGGCTSGHGVCGMSRGALRSMVATATFMIAGFVTVFVRQHVPGG; this comes from the coding sequence ATGCAGCTTGATGCGCTTCATTTCACGCCGTGGCTGTCGCTGGCCGGCGGCGTGCTGATCGGGCTTGCGGCCGCGTGGCTCGTCGCGTTCAACGGCCGGATTGCCGGTATCAGCGGCATCGTCGGTGGCTTGTTCACGGCGGGTGCAGGGGAGCGCGACTGGCGCGTCGCGTTCGTCGCCGGGATGATCGCCGCGCCGATTGCGATGCGCGTCGCCGGAGCGGGCCTGACGCCACAGGTCGACGCAAGTTGGCAGGAGCTGCTGGCGGCCGGCCTGCTGGTCGGGATCGGCACACGATACGCGGGCGGATGCACGAGCGGCCACGGTGTGTGCGGGATGTCGCGCGGCGCACTGCGTTCGATGGTCGCGACCGCGACTTTCATGATCGCGGGCTTCGTGACCGTATTCGTGCGGCAGCACGTGCCGGGAGGCTGA
- a CDS encoding DUF6691 family protein — translation MQAGFAFLAGLLFGVGLIVSGMANPQKVLGFLDLAGRWDPSLAFVMAGATGVAVFAFAWAKRRTRSWLGLPMQLPALRAITVRLVAGSAVFGIGWGLAGFCPGPAIVSIGFGSAKGIGFVVAMLAGMAIFEWVERRRSRSAR, via the coding sequence ATGCAGGCAGGATTCGCGTTTCTGGCGGGGCTGCTGTTCGGTGTCGGCCTCATCGTGTCGGGCATGGCCAATCCGCAGAAGGTGCTCGGCTTTCTCGACCTGGCGGGCCGCTGGGATCCGTCGCTCGCGTTCGTGATGGCCGGCGCGACGGGCGTGGCCGTGTTCGCGTTCGCGTGGGCGAAACGCCGGACGCGGTCGTGGCTCGGCTTGCCGATGCAGTTGCCGGCCCTGCGGGCGATCACCGTGCGCCTGGTCGCCGGAAGCGCCGTGTTCGGTATCGGCTGGGGGCTGGCCGGGTTCTGCCCGGGGCCCGCGATCGTATCGATCGGCTTCGGGTCGGCCAAGGGGATCGGGTTCGTCGTCGCGATGCTGGCCGGGATGGCGATATTCGAGTGGGTCGAGCGTCGCAGGAGCAGGAGCGCGCGGTGA
- a CDS encoding fumarylacetoacetate hydrolase family protein yields the protein MTFVFPPEAPVALPVAGSDARFAVRRVYCVGRNYAAHAREMGFDPDREPPFFFCKPADSVVPVAYGETLDLAYPSQTQNYHYEAELVAVIGKGGADIPLERALEHVWGYAVGLDMTRRDLQMKMREMGRPWEIGKAFDRSAPVGPVHPASEAGHFEQGGLWLTVNGATKQKSDVSHLIWSVAETVADLSKFFRLEPGDVIFTGTPEGVGAVVAGDVMKVGVERLGELTVRVV from the coding sequence ATGACTTTCGTTTTCCCGCCCGAAGCGCCCGTGGCGCTGCCCGTCGCCGGCAGCGACGCCCGGTTCGCGGTACGCCGCGTCTATTGCGTCGGCCGCAACTACGCGGCCCACGCGCGCGAAATGGGCTTCGATCCCGATCGCGAGCCGCCGTTCTTTTTCTGCAAGCCGGCCGATTCGGTCGTGCCGGTCGCGTACGGCGAAACGCTCGACCTCGCGTATCCGTCGCAGACGCAGAACTACCACTACGAAGCCGAACTCGTCGCGGTGATCGGCAAGGGCGGCGCCGACATCCCGCTCGAGCGCGCGCTCGAACACGTGTGGGGCTACGCGGTCGGCCTCGACATGACGCGCCGCGACCTGCAGATGAAGATGCGCGAGATGGGCCGGCCGTGGGAGATCGGCAAGGCGTTCGACCGCTCGGCGCCGGTCGGGCCCGTGCATCCGGCGAGCGAAGCCGGTCATTTCGAGCAGGGCGGGCTGTGGCTGACCGTCAACGGCGCGACGAAGCAGAAGAGCGACGTGTCGCACCTGATCTGGTCGGTCGCGGAGACGGTTGCCGACCTGTCGAAGTTCTTCCGCCTCGAACCGGGCGACGTGATCTTCACGGGCACGCCCGAGGGGGTCGGCGCGGTGGTCGCGGGCGACGTGATGAAGGTCGGCGTCGAGCGGCTCGGCGAACTGACCGTGCGCGTGGTCTGA